The Elaeis guineensis isolate ETL-2024a chromosome 12, EG11, whole genome shotgun sequence sequence AATGTTGCCATATCTTCAAAGTTCTCATTGCTTGCATGCGTGAAAAATCATTATTGGTAGGCACTTTCAGACTTTCAGCTGCCAAAAACTGATAGTAGGACTGATTATTATCAGACCACAATTATTATACAGGACAGATGTCTTTTATACCCAGTCAATAAGCATTTGCTGGAGCAAGCAAAAGACACCGTTTTTTGTTGTGATGCTGGTGCTGGTGATTTTCCTTTTTGCTTTTGTTTTTCCCCTTTTTGGTTGGGTTGGTGGGTGGGGGTGGGGATGGGGGTTTGCACTAATATCCAAAATAGGTTTGATTTGACTTTGAAAATTCCAAGCTTTGTTATTCTTTAGGCTTATTTCATCAAAACTATggttaatttgattggattagcTTGATCAATTGACAGATATATTGGTTGGTGGCTAGAGAGATTGAACCGTGAAAGCTTGTTTGTCACCTTTAATTTTACATGACCTCTCTAGTAAACTTCTAAGTTCACTTATCATGACCATATTGGTCAAATTGGTGATGAATGTGTCATACAGAATTGTGCAGTGTCAAGCTCTAACTTGAGGAAACTAAATGATGAGGATGAATACCAAACATAACCAAGGtacattaaattaaataatttgaccATTTTTTCTACTTGTTTGTTTAGTTCTGAATTGAAAATTGTTGATTTTAATTATTGATACAGCATTTGGAATTAATTATACCTATACAAATTTTGAATTCATGTTATTGCTTGTGacaacaattaaaaaaaaaaattacttcacCATGTTGATGGCTTTCTCTGGTGTTCCACTGAGGATGAGGAAGGTTTTAAttctgatgaaaatattttatgtgCCCATGCTTTCATAgaaaataaatatctttttacTGCATTGAAATTCTCATTATAATTTTAAGCAAACTATGAGTTGGTATATTCTTTCTAATGTACATCTTTGTTTAAGGTAAATGTGCTAGCCAGGTAATGAGTAAGGAAAGCTAATCACACCCACATAGATAAGACAATAGGAATAATCCTGTTCTCCTTTTTAAAAACATGTTGGTTGGAAAACTAATAAATCATTATATAAACTGAAAGATGATATGGACCTATAGATGCAGTGGAATACTGATTATGACAACACAAACTTCCATTGCTGAAATTTAACATTGATAATTTGTTCCCCTAACCCTACAATATTTAGCACCATATGTATACACAAGATGCAAAATAATACTACTGGATGCAAGAAAGGAGGGTTGGAATGACTGACATTATGTAGCTTAGACTAAGAATATTGAGGGAGCAGGAGCAGAGAGATGTCATCGCTCTAAGGCATAAGCAGGTTAGGTGTGAAAAGTTACCGATCCCTGTTTCATAGGTTTGTCTCTGTGCTGGTAACTTAGCAGTGCTGCGCGTGGTCAAGAAAAAGTAAAAGGTAATTGTTAGTTTTCCTAGTTCAAGTGATTGGGCCATGAGATGGGCAATATGGTGGGAGACTGTTAATTTTGGCTTGTGCGGCAGAAGGATACTGATGAAGAATGGGGTCAGGAAGTAGTGCAAGAAACAATGCAAGGTTATGGTAGGTGGACATGGTGCAACCAGAGGCGGAGTAGATGGGATGAGGAGGTCACTGTAGCAGGAGCGACCACATTGAGACGGGAGGCACACTATGATGAAAGAACAAGGAGGGAGCATGGGGGGATGAGCTGTGGACATTCCTATGTGGCGTAACATAGGGCATGGTGGAATTTGGTGGGTACACTGCAAGGTTGGCCGGGCACCACAATGGGAGGTGGCACAATGATAGGTTGTGAATGGGGAGACATGGCATGAGACGAGGCTGGCAGTGGAGGAGTTGGGAACATGGTGGTGATGTGATGGTAATTGGTGGTTGGGTGAGCGTGTATGGAGGGGGGGGCATTGGGTTTTATAAAGGGTTCATGGTGTCAATGAAGACAGAGTGCAAGAGTAAGAGAAATCAAATGGTGATGGGAGGTGAAGGAGGAGAAGGAAATGTGGTGGGAGGACATGGAGAGAGGAGATTGCTTTCTTTTGCCATTTATATTGCCATTAATTACCAAAGCCTGGTATTTTATACAGGTCCCTGGGTGCCCTGCCTTAAAGTCAATAATCTGAGTCATAAAAGAGAATGGtatttaattttacttttgaaaTATGGAAGATATGTTACCAATGCACTATAGCTTTTTGCCATATAAATATATCAGCATTATAATGCTTTTGCCTGTATGCTAGTGTTCTAGAAACTAAACGATTCGCTTCTGCAGAGCCAACCAGTGGAGGAGTTCTACCGCAGCCGGGGGAAGCTCTTAGAGTTTGATTTGCCAGGAGGGATCCCGGAGTCTTGGCCAAAGCTGTTGCAACTTTTGAATCTTGAAGACCACGATGACAAGCAATCTGCAGCAGCATGATCATAAGTCAAAGGTCGGTGATTCTCCGCATGTGTCTTGTACATGCTTGGtatttttcaagaattttttttgaataaaatttgtaACTCAGCCCATCATTTATAAAGGTGTCAATTGtcttgtgttttttttttaaaaaaattggggAAACGTGTATTATGGAAGTAAGAGGatagcttaagattatgattgcTGATTTTTCCCCCCCTGATAGAACTAATTTTATGTATGTACTGATTTTGATCTTATAGGAATTGAATTTACGCTGAGCAAGTGCGTAATTTCTTCTGCTTCTATGTAGTTTCGCAAGGATATGAACTGTCATAATCCGATCATGAAGTGACAAAATGATGCAGAGGCTCAAGAAACATTTTTGGTTATGTAGCTGCTAGTAAGCCTCAAGTGCTCCTTTGAATTTTGAAACCGAGGTTTGGGAGTTTGCCAAGTACTGGATAAGCTCTAAAGCCTAAAACTGAACCAGAGAAACTAATTCTAAGTCTGGGATCTGACCAGACCAAAAGAGTACATTGCTTTTTGTTCTTCAGCAGGATGGCTATTGGAAACATCGGGGCGCGCTCGCGTGGAGATGCATCTTTATTTTGGTCCAACCCCTCACAAAAAACTTACCGTGCGTCCAACCTTCATTACTAATCGTTTATCGTAgtcttcatatgcttttattaaaGCAATGGGACAAAACTTCTTTCTTGAGTACTGGAACTAAGTCCGAGAGGGGTTTTTTCTGTGCTGTTCCTGCTGCTGATTGGATAGGGAGTGCGTATCTACTGTGGCGTTTCGCCCATTACTTTGGCACTCGATGTTTGATTGGGGATTGCCTCACCTGGATTGGACCAGTGAAATTCCTGGTTGGACCTACCTGCTGCTACATTACTGGTTTCTAAAGAGCCATATAACTCagaaagctattgacttgttgcATATGCCCtgagtaaaatattttatattgacgaaatgagaattctattttttatttactcTGGCAAGAATGCTTTATTAGTTGTTGATCCACTCACTATGACATGACTTGTTAGTCATGATTACCAGATTTAAAATACTAATCTAATCTTGTATGGGCAACACCATCATGCAACACCCAGCTAGCCCAGTCCTTCGGCCAACCGGAAAGAAAGAGAGTGCATCTTGAAAAGTTTTAGCGTGCGGATGCCATGTCCATGCTAATGATGTATAGGCTTGTAAGTAAGGTTTGCAGTGCCGGTGGCCGTATCAGTCAGTTCACGATACGATATGATTTTATATCATATCGGATCGATgcgaactaaaataaaaaaaaagggccgaatcaaaaggagaaaaagagagaaatagaatgggagggaaaggaagaaaggaaagaagagaggatgAGTAGAAGGGGCCATTGGACGATTTTTGGTTGGCTATTTGACGGTGCAATCCACGCGTGTGGTGTCACGGATGTGAAACAAGGTGACCTCCTGTTTcacagaattttttttaaaaatttgaaatgtaTGTGAAGCTAGCAAATGATTTACCGATTTcactgtttttatttttttaaaagaaattaaaaaatagaaaCGAACAATTCGATTATCGAtttcattgattttaatttttttaaaaaaatctcttaaaCAGTAAAGCTGGCAAATAATTTGCTGGCTTCAATATTCATCTCCATTTTTAAAAAAACTCGACATGTAAACAGGAGCGACAGCCCTTGTTCCGCAACCGCTATGCCATCCGTACGATTTTCACCGCTTGCTAGCCACGACGGCTGTTTGAAAACCTTCGACAGTCCTTCCGCCGTTCCATCCTCCTTCTGGTGAGTCACTTTCTCTCCTcacccctctctttctttctctcttgttTAACAGTCCGATCAGACGAATCGATAGATGACCCTCGGGTTGTCATAACGGGCCACCGCTGACCTCTAGCGgcatcctctctctccctcttttgctctctctctatttctatttttctttttttttttttttcgacacCGTCGTGTgtcatttttttcatcacaattaTTTTGATCTTTTAATGGTACGATTTGATACGCTCTAAATCGGTCAATTCGGAACGATTTCAAATACCATGTTTGTAAGTATTTGCGCTTTCAGAGAATGCTTCTGGTGCGCAGCAAAGAAGGCATACCGAGATTAGCCAAGGTACCTCGCTTGGAGCAGCCTGATTCTCCAATATCTGGCATGGGACAACTAGTGTCTTGAGATCATGCAAAACACCGCATATGTTGTTTGGTAAGGGGTCTTTTACGGATTAGATGGTTCTTTGTAAACATGGATGTAATTAAGTCGAAGTTTGATTTGGCTATTTTTGTTGTACGtgggaagaaggggagggagtaAAACACTGCAGATTCCTTCTCGTCGGTGACATCTTGTTTCCAAGCAACCAATTGAAACAAAATCTTCATTTGTTTTAAAAGCATTAGAAGCAAGCAAAAAAGTGGAAAAAAAGGAAATGCATCAGACTTAAATCAGCCACAACGtgcatcaaataaaaatatttaatgatGTGAATAAGAATTCAATAACATTAATAAACCACCGTTTACGAGCACGAGTGACTGCTCCCCTAGCGTCCGGTATTGCTTGGCATGAGTGGAAGGTCCATGGTTCTATAACGGCTACTCAGAtccgattttaaaaaaattcttaaaatttaaattcgtGTCTAGTCCGGTATAATTGTTAAGTAGGTATTCAGATCGGGTACCttaatttctatcaaaattcaatCCGAACTGGATATTGGACACTCACATGGTTAAACTATATCCAACCCAATTCCGGTCCTATTTATACATCTTCAAAGTTAACCATGTGATAACAATTTTGTTTAtcttctcaatgataaattcatatGCTCTGGACATTTTTACGTCTAGCTCTCAAAACCAAATCCTGACCAATAAAAGGATGAAATAAACTCGAAGTAGTGTTGGAAATAGGCTCGGACCAGTCCGATGCCCATCCCGAGCCAACTTCAGATCAGGCTACAGATTAGCCTTGAAAAGGTTTAGATTGGCTTTGACTTAAACATAGAGTCCATTTATTTTTCAGTCCAGGTTTGGGTATGTCATTGGCttggcccaggcccaggcccgaaCAAGGCCCGGAATGAGTCTGAATTTGGACTTGCATCCATTTGGTTTTTGTATGCTATTATTTAGACAGAATAATAAGTAAAGGACAAACTAGAATGAGTTTAACTAAGAATGATGTATCGTACATCCTTTGTTTGTGTTATAGAAGAGCCCAATTTTTCGCTTGTAGAGCAACAGTATGAAATATTAAACTTCAATTGTGTTCGAGCCAAGCCGGTTGTTAGCTCAAAATGGATAATTCGGGCAGCCCAATCCAGTTCAAGTTGAGCCCAAGCCTGCACTCTGTTTGGGCTCAAGCCCGGACTATCCAAAAATATTCAGGCCTAAGCCCAGCCCTCAGCGCAAAAATATATCAAGCCGATTCAACTCACCCGGCCCACAAGAGGCTGAACCCAGGGCCTCATAAAGGACATTGTTATTCGTCTACAGTCCAACTTAACATTAACCACAGTTCAATCAACGAAAACTAGCAAGATAAATTTGTACAAACGGACAACTTTACAAGAATTTTTATACAGATATGAAAAGAAAACTTATATTGCATATGAAAGATATCATGGACTAATCTGCAAAAAATCCTTTGCAATAATACACACATTAGAGTAAACAGCGTCCTGCTTCAAGTTCATTGTCCTCTATAGTCAGAGCATGATCACAATAACGTTTCATTTTCTTAAAGCATGTTGCAGACTACTGATTTCCGCTGCTCCATTCCTTCAATCATCTTGTTCCAACTAAACTAGTACCAACATGGTACGAGCACTTAAAGAACCACTTCTACAACTCTTAGATATATTTGGATGGCAAGAAACCAGATCAGAAGTATCAGGAGAGCTCACCCGGCTAAAGTAACCAAAACAGTGTTCTCAAGAAACTTTGCATTCGTTTTAATTGATGAATACGAACCAGAAAGCATTGTTATCAGCAATTGAGTGTCAAGTAGGTGGTGAAAAACATAACAACAACTATCACTTGAAACGGATTTCCAAGTTTAATTCAATGCTGTGCACATTAAGAACTTGTAAGTTCAGATTAATAGCTAAGAAAAAATTAGTAGGCAGGTTCCTAGCAGCAACCGTTCAAGATCTGTAGAATGAGGACAAATACCCTTTTACTTCTTATGCATTCTAGAGTCAGGAGAGTTTTGATGCAGAGGTGATAATGGCTCTCTTGATGAATCTGCAACATTGAAATCAATCACCCGCCCTCTAGGACTGCTGTCACTTCGGTCGGATTTACGCTTTCCCTATGCAGAAAATGGAGTTGATAAAGACATGATACAAGAGAACaaattgaattaaaaaataagaaacatcagTCTATCATTGCTATGACCAATGACAAGATCATAAGTGCTTCTCCTTTATTTCTCTTATCCTCAATTTCCCATGTGAACCAGTAGTAGTTTGGCATGACTCATTAAAAACAAAATTCATAATTCAGATGGTTTGTCAAAGCTTGAAAGAAAATAGTGTTGTGTTTTCATCTCACTTTAGCAGAAGTACCGGCAGAGCTTTTGCTGTCAGATCCATGGTGATTTCGTTCTTTCTTTAATAGCCTAAGCAACCTCTTGTTCTCTTCATCCAAAATTTTGTTTTCTTCAAACAGTACCTTGACCTTGTGTAAAATGTAACAGGGTAAGAGTTCATAGAAACAGAAATAAGGTGAGGTGAAATAGAAACGAGTTCAAATGTACATacctcttcttcagctctgtggAGATTAATCCTCAGGTTTTCCTTGTCCTTCTTCAAGAACTCGACTTCAGCAGCTAATGCCGTTAGCTAGAGAATGCAGCATTTTccaaaaataaaatcagcatacaAGGATTAAGATACAGACAAAATGGAAAGCAGGAAGAAGAAAGAGTCGAGGAACACAGAAAAAACAGTATGAGCCAAGTCAGAAGAACAAGAACAGAGGGAAAACCCTGGAGACGACACAAATAAAAGAACTACATTAACAGAATCTGAAACAAACTTCACAAGCATTAAAGAGTATGCAAGATCATCTCAACTACATGAACAGAATCTAAAACAAACTTCACAGGCATTAGAGAGTATGCaagatcatcttttttttttactcaaGAATACATTCCTCTGCAAACCTAATACAAGTGAAAGGTCAAGTGGAACCCCAGTTCTGGAGTTGAGGATTGATAAACTTGCCATTTTTGATACAAAGTCAGTATAGATAATATAACATCTTAGAGCAACCACAGAAGTTGCATTGAAACCTACAAGCAACAGAAGCCACAAGAACCCGTAAAACTTATTCACCAGGTTGCAATTAGCTAATTTCAGGCTAGATCATGGCACGAGATCATCATTATCCATCTTATTTCAGTAAAATTATATCGCTTAAAATTGctagaaataaaaataagaaactaATCATTATTTCTTAAAAAATCTCTGAAAATAATGAAATACTAAGAAGAAAATATGTTTGGTAATCTAATAGATTAGCCATCTAAAAGCCTAATAGCTTAGCATAAATGTGAAATACAAATAGCATGAGCTAATTAGAAATACGGGAGATGTGGCTTAGACAAAAAATAACTCATAAGTGTGAATTCAAGAAAACAAATTTGCCTATACACACAAGGGCATATTGCAAGAGTATCAGAATGATTCCTAAATTGTAATTTCAGAAACCAGACAtggttttctaattttaaaagatAGACGAAAATCACAAGATAATTAATTTACTAGTCAATGACAACATGTAGCACCTCAAACTAAGCATATTGACAAATTTGGCTTAAAATATAACTATCACAAGCATAAATACACAGGAAAATGAATGTAGCTCAATGCCAAAAGTTCAACTATGAAGTTTCTTACAAGAAAACTTAGAGTTTTCTTAAAGAAGTTGGACATGAATTTCTTAAAGGGTGGCCGATGACAAAGAAAAGTTTCTGGATTCATTATTTTTGACAATGTTATAAACATGTAGAAAAACTTATTTAACATATACAAAACCAAGGAACATATCAGATAGTTTGCACACATAACAGGCCCTCACCTCACTACACTACAACTGTTCAAACCTGATAGTTGTTGAAATAATTGTTACCACAGCTTGCCATATAAGCATCTAGCTCGGCCAATGGCAAATTAGAAAGGGTCCACTGCCTATTCAGCTATATTCCTAGGAATCTTGTGGGAATCCTAAATAGATGCTCAAGAAGAAATTAGCTCCATTCAGCAATAAAAAGGAACcagaatatcaaaaaaaatataaaggctGTAAGGGTCTGTTTTGGCAGAACAATCCATCCTTTTCAtgactttcatcaaaaaaattgatattaGCGTATTAATCTTATATACAAGTGCCTTGAATTGCATAATCTTACACTTAATGATTTCCAAAATCAAAATCATAAGCAAGCTTCTATCCTGTTGACCACCCAATATCCACATTCCACAAGCTAAGAAAACATGTGTCTTACATCCCTAATATTTCCAACTTGATTCATGCAAATTATGGTTTAAATTAACGAGCTTGATCATACAGAATGAGATAAAGTTACAATTCCTGCACAGGATGTATTGATCAGCAATGATATAATCCTCTTCAATTATGTTAAGATCTTGGTACATGAAAACATGCTTCTTGCTCTCTTCAAAACCTTTGCAAAATAAATATTCCAAATTAGTATTATGCACCTGATGTCCTATGGTTTGACTGTTTCATCTATAGGCTTACAGAATTCATAAATATGACTAGGCTTTCAATAACAATCTTTGCCTGAAAAATAACAAGATGCAATGTAACACATATTTTATATTATTCACTGGTTCTTTCTTttacaaaagaaagaataaagaggAATAAGAGAATATACAAGTGATTATATAGAGGCTCTCTCTAATTCAAATAGAACTTTCTTGAGCGATGTGATGGTTTTCCTAAAACAATTATAGCTCCTTGAGGCTTATATAGACAAAAAACATATATTCACCTAGGACTATTTCAAGAACTAAAtaagaatcaaaatcaaaaggcAAAGAGTATACTTCTCTTTCATGATCAGGATGCCTTTATAACCCCTCACTCCCCTAACTCTTATAATGAGTAAGAACCATAACTAACAAGGAATGCAAAACCCAGCCTTctccctcaaaaaaaaattctgttatTTTTTATCTAACTTTGTGATAACTTTTTATGCTCCTTTGTTAGGTTGACCCTAAGATTTCTAGGAACATAATTTCTTTTGGGGAAAAAAGGGTTTCCTGATGgcaagattttatattttttttttcaggagtTCATCTACATCTAGTAAAAAAGATATTAGTCCGGGCCTTTCAAATATCATGGCTTACCTAACCAAGTCCTCTTTATTTCCTATGCTTCACTTTACACTCAAGTTATCCAAATTTCTCAAATGTCTCATACATTAAAGCGAAGATGCATAGTTATTCATAAGGTATTACAATGTGGGAGAATGTATAACTTTCACAATACATTTTCAGGCTCCATTTTCTTGCCTTGTGACGTAAAATTGTCACAACTACTACTAAAATAGATAAGTGATCCAAGAAATCTGCACAACACTTACTGGCTGATTAAATAAAACAGGAGACGTCTAAAATTTTGCCTAACATAttcatttaaaaagtatttacagTGACATCTTAACATTCAACTCGGTGTTGATGCATGTTCACTCCAAAAAACGATATTTTTTTCCCATAAGGAACCACCTCTAAGGATCTTAGGGTATGGAAAAAAGACAGCAAAATCCTAAAATGTCTCTCTTGTAGGCTGCGACAAAAATTTGTGTTTGATATCAAAGAAACAAAGGTTACTGCCCACCTATTCCCCCAATTCTGTTTATTGTATTTCTCAATTTCAAATCCTCAGTATTTTTGCTCAAAAGAAGCATCAACACATCAAGATTCAGAATATATCCCTCTAGTTCGATCCACAGAAATAGAAAACAATCAGAATTTGGTACTCACAGACGAGTCATCCTGCAACCGTGCTCGAAGTTCATCATTCTCCTTGGCAAACTCATCGCAGGACTCCATGATCCTCTCAAGACCCCGTTCATACAGCGAGCACTCCTTCTCCAACTTGGCGCAGTGCTTCACCAAATCATCGTACCCCGACGCCACCATCTCCTTCTCCTCGATGCACCTCCTCAACCCCTGGGCGTTCATAGTCGCCTCCGCCTACCCACATCAAAATCAAAACTTCCCCATAAACAGCCAACCCCTAGAAAGCCAAGAACAAGACAAAACCCCAAAAGATCAAAGAACCCGAACCTTGTACTGCTCCACCCGCTTCTCGGTGTCCTTGAGGCGCTCCTCGAGGACGAAGATCCGATCTTGGAGGCGGTGGCGGGCGTCTTCGGAAGCGAGGAGCTTAAGACGCAGGTTCTTGTCCGAGATCAGGAGGCCGAGCGAGTTCTCGATGGATTCTCGGATGTACTCGTCGGTCTCTGGATCCATGGTCACTTGGCAGAGCAAATAGATAAACCCTAGAAACCCTCAAGATGAGACTGCGGTCAAGAGGTTAGGAGTCGGGACCTTGGAAATTGTTGGGGGTGGGGGGGTGGGGTGGAGAGGGCCGAGAGGATCGATCCGGAGTCCTCGGAACTACAAGAACCCTAGCCCTTGGAAGGATCGAGAGAAGATACGAGAGAAATCGATGGAGATTTTGCCTGAAAGGAAGTTGAGGGAGGAGTGGTTTTAAATGGCCTGCCGCCGTATTAGCCGTTAGGGAGGGGTCGCCCACCTTTTTTACCCTGTTTATTGTCGGAACCTTCAGTGCAGGTCAGTAATAGAACTTGGAGCGGATTGATCATTGGAGAACTCCCTATAACGGATCTTCTTGCCAATAGAATTCCATCCGTATCACCATTTTATCCCAAACCACCTGGAAGACATGGATCACTTACTTTTCCAATGCAGTAGAGCTTCAGCCGTATGGCAGGTGGTTTACCCCGTTTTATCCCATATTCGTTCTTACCATCAAGTAGTTGAATTCCTGCTGCAAAGGAAGGATTCTGAACAGAGACTGATAGCTCAAGCTACTTTGGCCTGTACCTTGTGGTTAATGTGGAGAGCTAGAAATGAAGAAATTTTCCAAGGCCGGATCATGGATGATAAAGAAATTTTGAACAAATCTTATAGTCTAATGGCTGAATTTCAGAGATTTTCGAAGGGTTCAAAGCCGCAAAGTTCCAGTATCCGAGTCTCTTACATACCACATGAATGGCGGATCGTTCACTTAACACCGTTGTCTGTTGAACGCCATGGTTCGATTCATCTCAATAGAGCTGGCGCTGGCTTTgtaatcagaaatgaagatggtcAAGTTCCTCTTGCTGCAGCATTTTCTGTTTTCACTTCTTAGGTTTCAGTGTGACAGAACAATCTTATAGGAAGACTACAGTGTCTTaccagaaaggaaaaaaaaaaaaagaggaagactaCAGTGACTAACTTCTCCTATCTCCATGTTCTGCATGAAGCCAACGAAGTGGCAGATCTTCTGGCCAACTTCACTAGCATGAAGCAGCGGAGTTCACTTTGGACCGAAAATCTCCCTCCCGATGTTGCTCATTCTGTTAGAATGACCGCCAAGGGTACAACTTTTATTGTCTGTACTGATGGATCTTTCACTCTCTGCtatcagagagaaaaaaaaaaggattttaaTTTCTGAAAGTGATGAGTAACGGGCACGGCCGGCCCTGGGGCGGGTCAAACCGGGCGACCGCCCCggggcccttttttttttttttttttccgtctcGGTAAACCAAACGCCTCTTCTTCTCCCGAGTCCCAGCACCCCAACGGCTTTTTTAGATAAACCAAACGTCTTCTCCCTCTCACAACCTGTAGCTCCTCTCCCCCACCTCCTCCTCCGTCTCCGATCTTTTCATCCTATTCTGCTGTCCATCGGTGATTCTTCTTTATTTTGGacgtcaaaaatcagatcaaaatccgtcaaaaagtcaagtaaatctcttcaatcctcctctttcaatctgctatgaattttaaacttaattttttgctgatttattgtcagaaaaatttttgaaatcctagTTCAGCAAGTTCCCcctgttttttcatttttttcaccaGAGCTTGTAGTTGCAGATATCATTAGCATAATCTGGAAATCATCATCATCCAACTCAATTTCGCTGAGTAATGGAAAACTGATTTCAGGTAGAGAACCCGCTAAAGATTAATTTTGCATTACAAAATgtacgtagattaatttttcaataataattaatatttaaaatatattaatttttagtaatttttttttttatttggccctaggcctaaaaaatatcaggaccggccctgGTAACGGGATCAACTAAATGAAATTTTTCTATGATAGTCatttttaaatcataaattttaaatcatctcACTTAAATCAGGAGACAGAAACCAGCCAGAGGGGTATAAAAAGAAATAAGGAAGTATTTGGTTGGGAGGAATGGGATTCAGAATCGGAAAAGAAATGGATGACTTCCATTctaaccgtttggttgggaggagtttcATTCAGATTCCTATTCCAGAGAGGAATGAGAATGGTCCAATCCCCTTAAAACTCATTCATgggtcttctctatggattcaaagcccattccaaaatttaaaattaaattttctaaaatgccCCTCATCTTTCGTTTCTCCTATTTCGATAACCCTGATGACCCCCGATAACCCCGATGGCCATGAACTCCCTCGATAACTGGATAGAA is a genomic window containing:
- the LOC105035501 gene encoding uncharacterized protein, which encodes MDPETDEYIRESIENSLGLLISDKNLRLKLLASEDARHRLQDRIFVLEERLKDTEKRVEQYKAEATMNAQGLRRCIEEKEMVASGYDDLVKHCAKLEKECSLYERGLERIMESCDEFAKENDELRARLQDDSSLTALAAEVEFLKKDKENLRINLHRAEEEVKVLFEENKILDEENKRLLRLLKKERNHHGSDSKSSAGTSAKGKRKSDRSDSSPRGRVIDFNVADSSREPLSPLHQNSPDSRMHKK